ATGAACGACTACAGCGGTGGCGATTCCGCTTTGTGCCGCGGTTCCGAGAAATACGCTGTTAGAAGCATCGGTTATGCCATGCACGCCGGGGGGCAGATCGGCGGCAGTTTTCTCTACAGGCAACGATTCACCGGTCAACGCGGATTCCCGCACAAAAAGGTCATTTGCTTCCAGCAAGCGCGCATCCGCCGGCACTAAACTACCGGCATAAAGCTTTATAATGTCTCCCGGCGCCAGGTCTTCGACCGGCAGTTCCCGCTCTTTTCCATCGCGAACAACGGTTGTTGTGAGCGCCACTTGTTGACGCAGGCTTTCTGTAGCGTGTTGCGCCTGAAATACCTGATAGAAGTTAAGCGTTACGCTTAGCACGACCATTGCAATGATGATACTTGCGCTGATTCTTTCGCCGACCGCAAAAGATACAATGCTTGCAGCTATCAAGGCAATGACGAGGGGGTTAAGGAAGAACCGCAAGAATTCAAAAACTGCCGAGAAGCGATGCTCTTTGGCAACCGAATTAGGGCCAACAATCTGCAACCTGTGCTGCACTTCAGTTGTTGACAGGCCTTGTGGCGTGGTGGCAAGCGGTGGCAATAGCTCACCTAACGGTATAATCCAGAAATCGTTTTGTATCTTATACCATGCGTCTGAACGCGGGGCGATGGCGGCAGCCATGTACACGACCTTTTTCTATACATTATTAGCCCACTTTATACCCGTAATTATCAATTACTGCTCACGGGGTTTGAATATCGTGTATAATGCTTAGATGCTTGAATTATTAAAAAGGAATCTATAGATGCTGGCATTCGTATCATCGCTGTTTTTTATCTTTATCGCCGAGATGGGTGACAAAACCCAGCTTGTAGCCCTCTCATTTGCAACTAAGCACAAGGCTTTAAAAGTCATTACCGGCATTTTTATTGCGACGATTTTAGTACATTTGCTCTCCGTTGTTATCGGAGAACAGACCAGTGCCTTTATCCCGATGCAGTACTTAAAAGTGCTCATTGGTCTCTCGTTTATCGGCTTTGGTATCTGGACGCTGCGAGGCGATACCTATGAAGAAGGGGAAGAGAAGAAACGCAGATTTGGGCCGGTTATGACCGTCGGCGTTGCATTCTTCCTGGCTGAGCTTGGCGATAAAACCCAGCTCGCAACGATATCCCTTGCGGCTCAGTATCATTCATTTATACCGGTCTGGCTAGGCTCCACATTTGGGATGGTTATCGCCGATGGCTTGGCCATCATCGTTGGGGTACTGGCGGGCAAGAAGCTGCCGGAGAAGCTCATTCAATACATCTCAGCCGTCATCTTTATTGTCTTTGGCATAGTGACAACTTTTGAAGCAATTGTCTAAGAGCAGCACGTCAAATGGTAGCGGAACCCAATTCTCTAGAGGTCTGCCGTATTAATGAAAAGCGCACGATTTCGGCGGGCTTTACTGAATATATACCCATGAGCTTCCGAGCGTATTCGACTTGCGCACGCACGGCTTACTCGTCTACAAGCTGTTAGTGAACGCAAAAGGAAGAAATGCAACCAGAACCAAC
The DNA window shown above is from Candidatus Aquicultor sp. and carries:
- a CDS encoding TMEM165/GDT1 family protein codes for the protein MLAFVSSLFFIFIAEMGDKTQLVALSFATKHKALKVITGIFIATILVHLLSVVIGEQTSAFIPMQYLKVLIGLSFIGFGIWTLRGDTYEEGEEKKRRFGPVMTVGVAFFLAELGDKTQLATISLAAQYHSFIPVWLGSTFGMVIADGLAIIVGVLAGKKLPEKLIQYISAVIFIVFGIVTTFEAIV